A genomic window from Streptomyces sp. WMMC940 includes:
- a CDS encoding DUF6126 family protein has protein sequence MSETARESERESERWKERGVALRVFVYVFATHAFAGFVWLLFHVGQNAQK, from the coding sequence ATGAGCGAGACCGCGCGTGAGAGCGAGCGTGAGAGCGAGCGCTGGAAGGAGCGCGGCGTCGCACTGCGCGTCTTCGTGTACGTCTTCGCCACACATGCCTTCGCGGGCTTCGTCTGGCTGCTCTTCCATGTGGGGCAGAACGCCCAGAAGTGA
- a CDS encoding cation:proton antiporter: MHGTTMLLVELGAIILTLGLIGRFAGRLGLSPIPLYLLAGLAFGTGGLLPLSASGGFIAVGAEIGVILLLLLLGLEYSASELVTSLRTQYPSGLVDFLLNAPPGAAAALLLGWGPVGAVALAGVTWISSSGVIAKILTDLGRLGNRETPVILGVLVIEDLSMAVYLPLLTALLAGLGLAGGSITLLIAVGTVSLVLFLAVRHGRHLSRAVSSDDPEMLLLVVLGLTLLVAGAAQELQVSAAVGAFLVGIALSGEVAEGARRLLSPLRDLFAAVFFVFFGLSTDPTAIPPVLLPALLLAVATSLTKIATGWYAAGRAGIGPRGRLRAGGTLVPRGEFSIVIAGLVASTEPRVVPLATAYVLILVILGPLAARWTEPAVHTVRSWLRHSPRPRPPGGAERAASVTDGAVAPAAGG; encoded by the coding sequence GTGCACGGCACGACGATGCTCCTCGTCGAACTCGGCGCGATCATCCTCACCCTGGGGCTGATCGGCCGGTTCGCCGGACGCCTCGGCCTGTCCCCGATCCCCCTCTATCTGCTCGCCGGTCTCGCCTTCGGCACGGGCGGGTTGCTGCCGCTCAGCGCCAGCGGGGGCTTCATCGCCGTCGGCGCCGAGATCGGCGTCATCCTGCTGCTCCTGCTGCTGGGCCTGGAGTACAGCGCCTCCGAACTGGTGACGAGCCTGCGCACCCAGTACCCCTCGGGCCTGGTGGACTTCCTGCTCAACGCCCCGCCGGGCGCGGCGGCCGCGCTCCTGCTCGGCTGGGGGCCGGTGGGGGCGGTGGCGCTGGCCGGCGTCACCTGGATCTCGTCGTCGGGCGTGATCGCGAAGATCCTCACGGACCTGGGACGGCTGGGCAACCGCGAGACCCCGGTGATCCTCGGCGTCCTGGTCATCGAGGACCTGTCGATGGCGGTCTACTTGCCCCTGCTGACCGCGCTGCTCGCGGGACTCGGCCTGGCCGGCGGCAGCATCACCCTGCTGATCGCCGTCGGCACGGTCTCCCTGGTCCTCTTCCTGGCGGTCCGCCACGGCCGGCACCTCAGCCGGGCGGTCTCCTCCGACGACCCGGAGATGCTCCTGCTGGTGGTACTGGGCCTCACCCTGCTGGTCGCGGGTGCGGCGCAGGAGCTGCAGGTGTCGGCGGCGGTGGGCGCGTTCCTGGTGGGCATCGCCCTGTCGGGTGAGGTCGCGGAGGGGGCGAGACGCCTGCTCAGCCCGCTCCGCGATCTCTTCGCGGCGGTGTTCTTCGTCTTCTTCGGGCTGTCGACCGACCCGACGGCGATCCCGCCGGTGCTGCTGCCGGCACTGCTGCTCGCCGTGGCCACCAGCCTGACCAAGATCGCGACCGGCTGGTACGCGGCCGGCCGCGCCGGCATCGGCCCGCGCGGCCGTCTCCGGGCGGGCGGCACCCTCGTCCCCCGTGGGGAGTTCTCCATCGTCATCGCCGGACTGGTGGCCTCAACCGAGCCGCGCGTCGTGCCGCTTGCCACCGCGTACGTGCTGATCCTGGTGATCCTGGGCCCGCTCGCGGCCCGCTGGACCGAGCCCGCGGTCCACACCGTCCGGTCCTGGCTCCGCCACAGCCCGCGGCCAAGGCCGCCGGGGGGCGCGGAGCGTGCGGCGTCCGTGACGGACGGAGCGGTGGCGCCGGCGGCGGGCGGCTGA
- a CDS encoding cation:proton antiporter regulatory subunit, translated as MATRRTPLPGVGTQYDITSESGHHLSLVVHQDGRRFLGFYSADDPDEWAASVPLTPEEAGGLARLLDPTPVEGVRTDGLDLVTEHIPVPARSPYSGRPLGDTRARTRTGASIVAVRRPSSVHPSPGPGFRLMIGDTLVVVGTREGVDALAGIIEGSGDEPDASGAGG; from the coding sequence ATGGCCACTCGACGCACTCCCCTGCCGGGCGTCGGTACGCAGTACGACATCACCTCGGAGAGCGGTCACCACCTCTCGCTGGTCGTCCACCAGGACGGCCGACGGTTCCTCGGCTTCTACTCCGCGGACGATCCCGACGAGTGGGCGGCTTCCGTGCCGCTGACGCCCGAGGAGGCCGGCGGGCTCGCCCGGCTGCTGGACCCGACCCCCGTCGAGGGCGTGCGCACCGACGGCCTCGACCTGGTGACCGAGCACATCCCGGTCCCGGCCCGCTCCCCGTACTCCGGACGGCCGCTCGGTGACACCCGGGCCCGTACCCGCACGGGCGCCTCGATCGTCGCCGTCCGGCGCCCGAGCAGTGTGCACCCCTCGCCGGGGCCGGGCTTCCGGCTGATGATCGGTGACACGCTCGTCGTCGTCGGCACCAGGGAGGGCGTGGACGCGCTCGCCGGGATCATCGAGGGCTCCGGGGACGAACCGGACGCCTCCGGAGCCGGAGGCTGA